One part of the Luteibacter yeojuensis genome encodes these proteins:
- a CDS encoding glutathione peroxidase, whose amino-acid sequence MASIYDFSARDIDGNERSLAEFRGKALLVVNVASKCGFTPQYEGLEALHKAWRDRGFEVLGFPCDQFGHQEPGNEDEIRNFCSLNYGVSFPMFSKIEVNGDGAHPLYRWLKAEKKGLLGTGGIKWNFTKFLVGRDGQVVERYAPTDTPEKIGKDLPAVLG is encoded by the coding sequence ATGGCCAGCATCTACGACTTCTCCGCCCGCGACATCGACGGCAACGAACGCTCGCTGGCCGAATTCCGCGGCAAGGCCCTGCTTGTCGTGAACGTGGCCTCGAAGTGCGGATTCACCCCGCAGTACGAAGGCCTGGAGGCGCTCCACAAGGCCTGGCGCGACCGTGGCTTCGAGGTCCTCGGATTCCCATGCGACCAGTTCGGCCACCAGGAGCCGGGCAACGAGGACGAGATCCGCAACTTCTGTTCGCTCAACTACGGCGTGAGCTTTCCCATGTTCTCGAAGATCGAGGTCAACGGCGACGGCGCGCATCCGCTGTACCGCTGGCTGAAGGCCGAGAAGAAAGGTCTGCTCGGCACCGGGGGCATCAAGTGGAACTTTACGAAGTTCCTCGTCGGCCGCGACGGGCAGGTCGTCGAACGCTACGCGCCGACCGATACGCCGGAGAAGATCGGGAAGGATTTGCCGGCGGTCCTGGGCTGA